In Methylotenera versatilis 79, the DNA window CTCATATTGAGCGTAAATTTAACATTAAGTTTACTCGCTTACGCAAATGAGTAAACTATTTTAATTCATTTAGTATATGGCTGATATTGAGATGAAAACAATTAAATCAATAGCCTTAATGCATCTAAGGCTTAATTACTATGATTTAAATTGATGTGATTTAGTTTCAGTTGGATTGCACTAACAATGCCAGTTGCATCCAAGCCACATTGTGCCAGCATGGCTTCATGTACGCCATGTTCAATAAACGTATCTGGCAAGCCCAAAGACAGTGTTGGATTATACAAATGCATGGTTTGCATCGCTTCTAATACTGCTGCGCCTGCGCCACCCATCAATGCATTTTCTTCTATTGTCACAATCAAATCATGTGTGTTGGCTAATTGTTGAATTAACGCAGTATCCAGTGGTTTTACAAAGCGCATATTGGCAACAGTTGCATCCAATATATCTGCGGCCTGTAAGCTAGCAGTTAACATACTGCCGAAGCTTAAAATGGCGACTTTTTGATGAGGTTTAACAGCCGATTTGGCATTAGATTGTTTAATAGTAGATTCACGCACAATCTCAGCTTTACCAATCGGTAAAGTACTCAATGCGTTATCTATAGTTGTGCTAGGCCCTGCGCCGCGCGGGTAGCGCACAGCGGCTACGCCATTATATTGATAGCCTGTGGTGAGCATTTGGCGACATTCATTTTCATTACTTGGCGCCATAATGACAATATTGGGAATACAGCGTAAAAAGCTTAAATCAAACGTACCTGCATGTGTTGGGCCATCTGCCCCAACCAAGCCAGCGCGATCAATCGCAAGCAATACGTTTAGATCTTGGATGGCAATGTCGTGAATCAGCTGATCATAAGCGCGTTGCAAAAATGTGCTGTAAATCGCCACCACAGGTTTTAGTCCATCACAAGCCAAGCCTGCGGCAAAAGTCAGCGCATGCTGTTCTGCAATACCTACATCAAAATATCGTTTTGGATATTTTTCCGCGAAAGCATTTAGCCCGCTACCATCACACATCGCTGGCGTAATGGCGACTAATTTGCTATCTGTGTCTGCCATATCCACTAACCAATCCGCAAAAACTTGCGTATAGGTTTTTGATTGCGATGTACTAGCAGAAATGCCATTGCAAGGGTCAAACTTACTCACGCCATGATATTTGTTTGGGTTGTCTTCCGCAGGCTCAAAACCTTTGCCTTTTTGCGTCACAACATGCAAAAACTGCATGCCTTTAAGTTCGCGAATGTTGGCAAGTGTATCAAGCAACACTGGCAAATCATGGCCATCAATCGGGCCAATGTAATTAAAACCAAATTCTTCAAATAGCGTGCCTGGCGTTACCATGCCTTTAGCGTGTTCTTCGGCACGTTTGGCGAATTCTTTTACTGGCGGCGGCATCACACCTAATACTTTTTTGCCGCCTTTGCGCACATTATCGTAAAACCGACCCGATAATAATCGCGCTAAATAGTTGTTTAAGGCGCCCACATTGTTGGAAATGCTCATGTCGTTATCGTTAAGAATAACCAACAAATTGGCATCTATATCGCCAGCGTTGTTCAGCGCTTCAAACGCCATGCCCGCTGTCATCGCGCCATCACCAATAATCGCCACGCTACGGCGATCTAATCCCGCTTGCCTAGCCGCGATTGC includes these proteins:
- the dxs gene encoding 1-deoxy-D-xylulose-5-phosphate synthase, with the translated sequence MSNLLDSIQSPEDLRKLKRDELAILAAELRTFLVESVAKTGGHLASNLGVVELTIALHYVFNTPDDRLVWDVGHQTYPHKILTGRREAMASLRKPNGIAGFPRRSESPYDTFGTGHSSTSISAALGMAIAARQAGLDRRSVAIIGDGAMTAGMAFEALNNAGDIDANLLVILNDNDMSISNNVGALNNYLARLLSGRFYDNVRKGGKKVLGVMPPPVKEFAKRAEEHAKGMVTPGTLFEEFGFNYIGPIDGHDLPVLLDTLANIRELKGMQFLHVVTQKGKGFEPAEDNPNKYHGVSKFDPCNGISASTSQSKTYTQVFADWLVDMADTDSKLVAITPAMCDGSGLNAFAEKYPKRYFDVGIAEQHALTFAAGLACDGLKPVVAIYSTFLQRAYDQLIHDIAIQDLNVLLAIDRAGLVGADGPTHAGTFDLSFLRCIPNIVIMAPSNENECRQMLTTGYQYNGVAAVRYPRGAGPSTTIDNALSTLPIGKAEIVRESTIKQSNAKSAVKPHQKVAILSFGSMLTASLQAADILDATVANMRFVKPLDTALIQQLANTHDLIVTIEENALMGGAGAAVLEAMQTMHLYNPTLSLGLPDTFIEHGVHEAMLAQCGLDATGIVSAIQLKLNHINLNHSN